From Cellulophaga lytica DSM 7489, a single genomic window includes:
- a CDS encoding FecR family protein, protein MQQKKSTVLKKLIAKSTKQKTSAKEEKLLHTFFKKMYNQSVWDTNKMGNATFIKDDIRSKIVLKETKSTKTNIYKYAAIAVTILTLGGILLSTYKTNQPSFVTVNTGAAIDSVFLADGSTIYLAPGSSFSYPNTFTNTTREVNLIKGNAFFNITKNPNKPFIINSGELVTKVLGTSFHIGLQKKESKVSVVTGKVQVNYKNNQQQLVSGQEAVATNNSLRKQKSSVLMTSNWYTKDLNLTEVSLKETLDLLEIKYNVKSAIKNEDVLALKITLFIKQNATLNEIVEQLNYITNLKLLYENEIITLKTN, encoded by the coding sequence ATGCAACAGAAAAAAAGCACTGTATTAAAAAAGCTTATTGCAAAAAGCACCAAACAAAAAACTAGTGCTAAAGAAGAAAAGCTATTACATACATTTTTTAAAAAAATGTATAATCAGTCTGTATGGGATACAAATAAAATGGGTAATGCAACTTTTATAAAAGATGATATCCGTTCTAAAATTGTACTTAAAGAAACTAAAAGCACAAAAACTAATATATATAAATATGCTGCCATAGCAGTTACAATACTTACGCTTGGTGGCATATTATTATCTACTTACAAAACTAACCAGCCAAGTTTTGTTACGGTAAATACTGGTGCTGCAATAGATTCTGTTTTTTTAGCAGATGGTTCTACTATTTACCTAGCTCCAGGATCTAGTTTTAGTTACCCTAATACATTTACCAACACTACAAGAGAGGTTAACCTAATAAAGGGTAATGCATTTTTTAACATTACTAAAAACCCAAACAAACCATTTATTATAAACTCTGGGGAATTGGTAACAAAGGTATTAGGTACTTCTTTTCATATAGGGTTACAAAAAAAGGAAAGCAAAGTATCTGTAGTTACTGGAAAAGTACAGGTAAATTACAAAAACAACCAACAACAGTTAGTATCTGGGCAAGAAGCAGTTGCTACAAACAACTCTTTACGCAAACAAAAATCATCAGTTTTAATGACTTCTAACTGGTATACTAAAGATTTAAACTTAACAGAGGTATCATTAAAAGAAACTTTAGACTTATTAGAGATTAAATACAATGTAAAAAGCGCTATAAAAAATGAAGATGTATTGGCTCTTAAAATAACACTATTTATAAAGCAAAACGCTACACTAAATGAGATTGTTGAACAATTAAATTATATAACCAATTTAAAATTACTGTATGAGAATGAAATAATTACACTTAAAACCAATTAA
- a CDS encoding RNA polymerase sigma factor: MKTSQEFEDIYSKHWEKLYAFSFKITKDSNLSKNIIQDVFTNLWERKNSLNINSVEHFLFRAVKNQILKHYNQNSFNTTSIDDEFDNFIMESPFVSESDLSETVFHIVDKLPAKRKEIFLMNKLQEMNVEQIAEELKLSKQTVKNQLSSAIKQLRLELKQLSWLLFPFFF; this comes from the coding sequence ATGAAAACCTCCCAAGAATTTGAAGATATCTATTCTAAACATTGGGAAAAACTATATGCTTTTTCATTTAAAATTACAAAAGACAGCAACTTATCTAAAAACATTATACAAGACGTATTTACCAATTTATGGGAGCGTAAAAATAGCTTAAACATAAACTCTGTTGAACATTTTTTATTTAGAGCAGTAAAAAATCAAATTTTAAAACACTACAATCAAAATAGTTTTAACACTACTTCTATAGATGATGAGTTTGATAATTTTATTATGGAATCTCCTTTTGTTTCTGAATCAGATTTATCTGAAACCGTTTTTCATATTGTAGATAAATTACCTGCTAAGAGAAAAGAAATTTTTTTAATGAACAAGCTACAAGAAATGAATGTAGAGCAAATAGCAGAAGAACTAAAACTATCAAAACAAACGGTTAAAAATCAATTATCATCTGCAATTAAACAGCTTAGACTAGAGCTTAAACAACTTAGTTGGTTACTATTTCCGTTCTTTTTTTAA
- a CDS encoding metallophosphoesterase, translating to MSLTKIITPFLIALICFKITAQTKKVEIAFLADIHFQDLYGSFNDINYKGINNPHNNTHTVLRTMQSQLNSTRIFNENYFAFKTALDDIVSRGITYVALPGDYTDDGQPIHLRGLQKILNEYKNKYGLQFFITTGNHDPAGPYKQESGKSDFLGAEGKNQPIYSKEGMYVSKKNEHPVLISNDIAKMGYTGVLNILGEYGFYAMPSYKFWTTPFATYNYNNYSFKKAKIASNLKQRTYTTIDSLQMVDTSYLVEPVDGIWLLALDGDTFLQKKDGSFSSASVGYNNTIIHKNYLINWVKDIATEAKKKNKTLIAFSHFPMVDFNDDATSDIKKLMGENKWQLERVPATNVAEAFANTGLKIHVAGHMHINDTGVHRSKNGNLLVNIQTPSLASYIPGYKILKINNSNNIEVKTVTIANTENFKLLFDLYKVEYNKLKLEHNNNVWNKKILEVNTYKDFTAWHLKELIRLRFLPNDFPIDLNIFLSNVTGEELLLLATKNNELDFSKALKEIRNNTKARKNQLKIIATSLAKNNLKAKDFRKWKGLDLVFDFYRLRNADELALEDITTEKIKQYKFIYNAITSQTKYINKEDTTAKQLLLFFKIFNSFLNSEPSNHFSINLENNTITDLSKNIN from the coding sequence ATGTCATTAACCAAAATAATAACACCTTTTTTAATTGCTTTAATATGTTTTAAAATAACTGCGCAAACAAAAAAAGTAGAAATAGCTTTTTTAGCAGATATTCATTTTCAGGATTTGTATGGCTCTTTTAACGATATTAATTACAAAGGCATTAACAATCCGCATAACAATACGCATACAGTATTAAGAACAATGCAATCTCAATTAAACTCTACAAGAATATTTAACGAGAACTATTTTGCTTTTAAAACAGCTCTAGATGACATTGTTAGTAGAGGCATTACTTATGTTGCTTTACCTGGTGATTATACTGATGACGGACAACCTATACACCTAAGAGGATTGCAAAAAATACTAAACGAGTACAAAAATAAATACGGACTACAATTTTTTATAACCACTGGCAATCATGATCCTGCAGGACCATACAAACAGGAATCTGGAAAAAGTGATTTTTTAGGTGCAGAAGGTAAAAATCAACCTATATATAGTAAAGAAGGAATGTATGTATCTAAAAAAAATGAGCATCCTGTATTAATTAGTAATGATATTGCTAAAATGGGATATACAGGAGTACTTAATATTTTAGGTGAGTACGGTTTTTATGCTATGCCTAGTTATAAATTTTGGACCACTCCGTTTGCTACCTATAACTACAACAATTACTCTTTTAAAAAAGCAAAAATTGCATCTAACTTAAAACAAAGAACATACACTACTATAGACAGTTTACAAATGGTAGATACGAGTTATTTAGTAGAGCCTGTAGACGGTATTTGGTTACTAGCTTTAGATGGTGATACCTTTTTACAAAAAAAGGATGGTAGCTTTTCTAGTGCTAGCGTAGGTTACAACAACACTATTATACATAAAAACTACTTAATTAATTGGGTAAAAGATATAGCTACAGAAGCTAAAAAAAAGAATAAAACATTAATTGCTTTTAGTCATTTTCCTATGGTAGATTTTAATGATGATGCTACTAGCGACATTAAAAAATTAATGGGGGAAAACAAATGGCAATTAGAACGTGTACCAGCAACTAATGTTGCAGAAGCTTTTGCTAATACTGGCTTAAAGATACACGTAGCAGGACATATGCATATTAATGACACTGGAGTACACAGGTCTAAAAATGGAAACTTACTAGTAAACATACAAACACCTTCCTTAGCTTCTTACATACCAGGTTATAAAATTTTAAAAATTAATAACAGTAATAACATAGAGGTAAAAACTGTTACTATAGCCAATACAGAAAATTTTAAATTGTTATTTGATTTGTATAAAGTAGAATACAACAAGCTAAAACTAGAGCACAATAACAATGTTTGGAACAAAAAAATACTAGAGGTTAACACCTATAAAGATTTTACAGCTTGGCACTTAAAAGAACTTATACGTTTACGCTTTTTACCAAATGATTTTCCTATAGATTTAAATATATTTTTAAGTAATGTTACTGGTGAAGAGTTGCTACTACTTGCCACAAAAAATAATGAACTAGATTTTTCTAAAGCATTAAAAGAAATACGTAACAATACCAAAGCAAGAAAAAATCAATTAAAAATTATTGCCACTTCTTTAGCTAAAAACAATTTAAAAGCTAAAGATTTTAGAAAATGGAAAGGCTTAGATTTAGTTTTTGATTTTTATAGACTTAGAAATGCAGATGAATTGGCTTTAGAAGATATTACCACAGAAAAAATAAAGCAGTATAAATTTATTTACAACGCAATTACTTCACAAACCAAGTATATTAATAAAGAAGATACCACAGCCAAACAATTACTTTTATTCTTTAAAATTTTTAATTCTTTTTTAAACAGTGAACCGTCCAACCACTTTAGTATTAATTTAGAAAACAATACTATAACAGACTTAAGTAAAAACATTAATTAA